The Pseudomonadota bacterium genome contains the following window.
ACGCCCACCCTCGGGGAAGGCCAGGATCGAGCAGCCCAACGCCACCCTGCGTGAAGCGACCTCCATGATACCCAGCAGGCGACCTCCCGCCTTCTTGGGCACCGGGATCCCACCTGCCAGGCTCATCAGCCAGCCATAGCCCGGAAGTCGAAAGTGGGCCCTGTTCTCCACGCCGCAAAAGGGCACCGGAATGGCCGCCAGTGCCACAGGCCCATCCATCATGCTGGTGTGATTCTGGCAGTACACACCGAGGCGTTTCGGATCATACGCAGGATGGTAATGCAGCCTGAGCCGGCTGCCGCTCAGATAGAGGATCCAAGAAACCGCGCTGGCCGGCCAGGTATGCTGAAAGCGGTGCGGGGGCACGAAACGTGACCACACGAAGCACGCCACCCATACCAAGATCAGCCACAGGAAAGCCGTAGGCCAGGCGAGCAGGGACCAAAGCCAAGAAAACACGATCATCGTCGACGTTCACGCGCCCGCGGTCATCGATTCGCCAAGAGTCCGCGCAAGCACAAGTCAAACAAGGCACGTGCGATCGCCTCACGACCTGCAACGTCGACCTCTTGGCTCGCTCCGTACTGCAGGAACACCTGGCTCACCGATCCAACCAACGCGGTGGCAACGAT
Protein-coding sequences here:
- a CDS encoding 1-acyl-sn-glycerol-3-phosphate acyltransferase, yielding MIVFSWLWSLLAWPTAFLWLILVWVACFVWSRFVPPHRFQHTWPASAVSWILYLSGSRLRLHYHPAYDPKRLGVYCQNHTSMMDGPVALAAIPVPFCGVENRAHFRLPGYGWLMSLAGGIPVPKKAGGRLLGIMEVASRRVALGCSILAFPEGGRTIDGSVRPFHRGAFFLARHLGAPIVPVAVRGLRRVLPKGAFVLRPAPIVDVYVGPQIETKRLSDEQLVRIAEGVRQMIIAYVERGEMLSHVSPARWQVPEPSPAGLSAHAAAANERAAD